The genomic window ATACCTGCCACTACGGATAACAACATAATCAACCCAAATACCATATTCCCCTCACTTATAATATCCACAAAACGCCTAATGTAGTCTTGAAAGGTATTTTCTCACCTAAAGACTAATTTGTATATATGAAGTAAAAGATTCCATTTATGGTAAGTGGTAATCGTTCCCTCATAAAAACTCACCTAAGCTATTGTTACTAAATAAGTATAGTCAAAGATAATAATAACAATATAGTTATTAACAGCTATACCCTCTCAAAAAAAAGGACATTTATGAGCTTTAACTCTATAAAAACAGCAAAAAATGGCTATTTATATACAAAAAACGTAACTAACCCAGTAATACCATATTTAATAAGGAATAATATATTGAAGGTTTTTCTTTTTAAGACGACAAAAGAAGCTATAAAAACCGTTATAAGTCTCACTTATTTAACAACACCTTTCATGGCTAATGGATAACAATGAACATAAACAGGCTAACAGCAAGCATTATTGCACTAACGGTTAATAATAATTCAAAGAGATGTTTAAGCATCTTACACCACCGTTATAGTTACAGTGTAACTTATTGAAATTAATAAACACCATCACCTTTGTTATAGGAAGAGGCATTAACTCTTTGTTTCTATAACAATAGTATAATTATCAATACTAAATATTAGCTGAACAGCCCATCTCTGAATGTTAATAACAATATAGATTTTAATTCAATATGTTATTTTACACCTTTATCGGAAATTGCGAGTCACCGTTTATTCTCATCGTGTCATTAACAGCTTTACTCAATTTACTATTTTACAAACATCACAGAACAAAGTAATAAAGTTGTTATTTATAGATATAATTTAGATACTTAAAATTTAATCATCAATATCCAATTACTTATATGCGTTTACTTTCTTTTTTACTTTATTGCATTATGATTTTAGCCACAGAGTTAGTGCTCGCCAGCCCCATAAAAACAGTCATAAAATTATCACCGCTTCCAATAACACAACATAACGTTGAATTACCGTTAAATGAATATACTGCATTAGAAGTTTTAATATTAAAAAAAGTAAGTAGCAGCCAAGTCCCCCGCCCTTACGACATACCATCAACCGCATTATTAGCAACTAACAATAATGAAGTAACCGATATTAATCATAACAATATAAGGGATGACTACGAACGACTATTATTGATCCAATATCAGCGGCCTGAATATATAGCAATGGCCATTTTAGCGGCAGCACATTGGGATCGCCTAATTGCAACCTATAGTCAAAGTGAACGTATAACATCAATAACAGCATTGGCATTAATGACGAACAATATCGCCATCAATCAATGTTATTATTCGTTGCAGCAAATAGACAATACACTAACATCGCCCATATTGAACTATTTCGATACAGAACAAAAACTTACAATAAAAAACAAAGCAGAAGCAAAGCTATTAGCTATTATTGCTTCCTCTCCTTTTAGCATCACCTTTGACGTTCAACCTTGTCAGCGCTTTACACTATTAGCTGAGGCGATGTTAAAAACAACATTGGTTTCATTATAAAAATGGCCATGCTGCTATTTATCTCACCGTATACATTCATCCATTTATTAAATAGATATAAAAACGACCTCGCACATAACAACTAATATTTCATGTAATACCAATAGGCTCCATCGTATCGACTTAGCGTATATTTTGTTACACATCAATAAATACTACATTTATGATTTAATAGTGGTTTTTAATGGTTCACTGTATAATGCTTAACCTAAATTATTCAGTCATCACAGTTACGGAATCTAATGAGTAAAATATCAACCTTTTTAAAAGGCATGGCAATGGGTGCAGCAGATGTAGTCCCTGGCGTGTCAGGCGGTACCATCGCGTTTATCACTGGCATTTACGATACGCTACTTGAAAGTATTCGTCGTATTAACCCTAGTCTAATAAAAGTAATCCGTAACGGTGGCATTAAAGCTGCATTTGAACATATTAATGGCATGTTCCTAATCTGTTTATTTGGCGGTATTTTAACAAGTATCTTTACGTTTGCTAAATTAATAACGTGGTTACTTCATACACATCCAATCCCACTATGGTCATTTTTCTTTGGCTTAATTATCATTTCAGTTATCCATATGCTTAAACAGGTAGATAAATGGAATCTTGGCCGCTTTATCGCCATTATCCTAGGGGGGACTTTTGCTTATGGGATCACCGTTTTACATCCTGTAGCGATGGATCCAACACCATTAAATATATTGATTGCTGGTGCTATTGCTATTTGTGCGATGATCCTACCGGGTATCTCTGGTAGTTTCATCTTATTACTACTTGGTATGTATGCTCCTATTTTAGCTGCTGCAAAATCTGTGGATATCATCACATTAGGTCTATTTGCTGTGGGTTGTATTGTGGGACTATTAACTTTTTCACATGTACTATCATGGATATTACGAACTTATCGTGATCTTGCCTTAACACTTTTAACAGGATTGATGATCGGTACATTGGGTAAAATTTGGCCTTGGAAAGAAGTTTTAACATGGCGCATAAATTCACATGGTGAGCAAGTACCACTACTTGAACATAATTTATCACCATTTAATTATGAAAATGTAACAGGCCACCCAGCTCTACTTGGTTACGCTATCGCTGCTATGATTTTAGGACTTGCTGTTGTTTGGGGTCTTGAAAAATATGCAGAACATAACGATTAATCACCAATGCTAAAAACTAAAAAGTAGCCTCGCGGCTACTTTTTTTTATTCTTTTTTTATATCTATGCGGTTAGGTCACAAAAAATTACTCTACACCTACCTTTTGTAAATATCTCTATTCATAATTCATTTATTCGCTATAACTTATCAGGAAACATTTAAGGATGAATAAATGAAATACCAATGGCTTATTCTTGCGCTTGCTTTAATTGCAGGGCTTTTTACCCGCTACATGATGGACAGTAATGATCCTAAGGTTGCTCGCGAACCTTACTATCCAATGAATTACTTAGAGTCTGGAACACAAGTCATCGATTTATTCGACCCTGAAGATAAGCGTATTCGTTTAGTCTATTTTGGCTATACACAATGCCCAGATGTCTGTCCAACCTCATTAGCCGTATTATCAGCAGCTTTAAAAGCAATTCCTCAGCAACAACGCGACAAATTATGGCCGGTCTTTATTAGCCTTGATCCAATGCGTGATACAGCCGATAAAACGGCACAATATGCTGCTTATTTTGATGCGGCAATTACAGGTGCAACAGGAACAGAACAACAAATTAAAGCCCTAGCCGATACATATGGAGTACTCTATATTAAAAATGAATTAAATAATTCTGAAATAAAATATGTCATTGATCACAATTCTTATTTTTATTTTTTAAAACCATCTGGCGAATTAATTAAAAAATTATCGCATATGGCAAATCCAACTCAATTAATCACTACGATCCCAATAATAACATCATCAATAAACAAATAAATAAGTCTAACCGAGAACAAATATATGCATTTT from Photobacterium toruni includes these protein-coding regions:
- a CDS encoding DUF368 domain-containing protein; amino-acid sequence: MSKISTFLKGMAMGAADVVPGVSGGTIAFITGIYDTLLESIRRINPSLIKVIRNGGIKAAFEHINGMFLICLFGGILTSIFTFAKLITWLLHTHPIPLWSFFFGLIIISVIHMLKQVDKWNLGRFIAIILGGTFAYGITVLHPVAMDPTPLNILIAGAIAICAMILPGISGSFILLLLGMYAPILAAAKSVDIITLGLFAVGCIVGLLTFSHVLSWILRTYRDLALTLLTGLMIGTLGKIWPWKEVLTWRINSHGEQVPLLEHNLSPFNYENVTGHPALLGYAIAAMILGLAVVWGLEKYAEHND
- a CDS encoding SCO family protein, whose protein sequence is MKYQWLILALALIAGLFTRYMMDSNDPKVAREPYYPMNYLESGTQVIDLFDPEDKRIRLVYFGYTQCPDVCPTSLAVLSAALKAIPQQQRDKLWPVFISLDPMRDTADKTAQYAAYFDAAITGATGTEQQIKALADTYGVLYIKNELNNSEIKYVIDHNSYFYFLKPSGELIKKLSHMANPTQLITTIPIITSSINK